GACAGTATATTGTCTACTTTAAGATGATcattttgctttattatttgtaataatcaAAAAGTGCAGAGTAACACAATATAGGATCAAATTAGGCCATataatttacttaaaatataaaatggaaatgttacCATTTTTGAACTTATTACTTGTCCTGTAGAACTCATAGTAAAAAGTGTTtgctgacattgtgtctgttgccaaaatgaaaatgatggaTACCTGATGATTGAGGTATATGATGCAGCCAGGCGTACACCAGGCGACCCATCTCAATCTCTGTTCTAGATGGATTCTGAATTAAACTaatacctgttttctgaacgagCGCGCTTGAgcaatggttttgttttgaaggagaAAGTTACTTTAGAACAAAAAGCATATAGTGCTGGACTAGGTCAAGATcaactagaatatttggcgAGTCCAATGCCAGAGTCCGAGACAAGTCTGAGTCCAAATACCAACGAGTCCAAGATGAGTCCGAGACAACAGAAAAGCGTCTTGAGTCCGGACTTAAGTACTACAGCCCTGGTTGTCAAAGCATTTCTGCAGCTGCATTACAATGAAATAAGTAacttttgacacacacacacacacacacacacacacacacacacacagtctcctaaaataaaaagtgatgaGAAATGCAACTCTGTTGGTGCAGTCTAAATAGTCAATATATAAACGTCAACTACGCCAACGGAGGTCTCTTTATGATACCACAGTGTTTGTCACATCTATGTCCAGTAGAGGGCAACATTATACAACAATTCAATCTAAATCATCTCTAAATCCCAAGTGCAATCAGTACGCTGTAAAATGTTGCCTTCTGCATGTTGTCTCTCCTCAATCAGCGGAGGAAAATAGATCCACAAAAGGCCCCGATGAAACGTGTCCACCAAAGCTCTAATTTTAAATGATGCAGGGagtatcatttatttattttttttacctttatttattcagggaaggttcactgagaggaagcctctcttttgcaggaacaccctgatcacattcacatttATACCTGGAAACTTCCCAGTACAACCatagtctgatctgctggccactgagccgctccactggagcagttggggttaagggccttgctcaagggcacctcagtggtggtaatgagggagggacaagcactgctcttacggtctggggattgaacttacgacctcccggtcacaagctcggtTCTCTAACCTTAAGGCCACCAttccctttctctcttctcttctagCAAAAGTATAAAGGTATTGCATCCAACATGAAGTGTATCTGACAATCCATTGCAATGCAAAATTGCGCTGGTTAGATGCTGTGGGCGTGCTCAGGCAAGAAACCCTGCTGCCCAAAGATGCTAAATGGACGTTAATTATCTGCTTTCAATGCTTGTTCATTTGCACTGCTGCCCCGTGAAAACAAACGactaacacattttttattgtgGCAACACTAGGGTTGGGGTTTGTCCAGAATCCAACTTGCTAATTGAATCTGAATCTTCTAGAAGCTACATAAGTATTtaggtgttgttgtttttagctTCTTAGTTTAGAAAGAATTATTCATATGTCCTAAACAATTTTAAGCAATAAAAGTTATAAACAAAAAATCAAACGCTGACAAGAAATCAAAATTAAGTTTCTCCACATTTATCACATATTAAAAGATGGTATTCAAAAGATGAATGAATCTGGGCATCTGAGGTACAGTAgatccaaaacagaaaaaggcTGTGAGAACCCAAATCTTGGTAACAGCAAGGGATGTTCAATTTAAACATGAGGGGTTCCCTTGCTGAAGACATGCAGGGCTCACTCCTTATACTGTTATGTGCCACATTTCATCACTAGGGGGCACTTTCATCACGGAAGGGGAAGGGAAGGCACCCACAGCTGTTCTTCTGGTGGGAACAACAGAGAGATTAGAGGTCTGGTTTGAGGAGTCTGTGGGTTGTGTTACCTTTCCTGATGACTTGATTCCTTTGGCTAAAGAGGCATAGACGATGAGCCAGGCCAGGAGCAGACAGCCTGCCAGAGGCCAGCGGATGTCTCCTGGATATTCGATTCCTTTAGAGATGTGCAACACATTGTACCTGCAGGTAGGATTCAAACAGGAAAATCTCAATAAAAGTAAATGTAATGCAATTACATACCATATAAATCTGTGCAATGCAAATTCttcatttaaataattcatGTATAGTCCTACAAGTCTGCCAGGGCAGTAAGATTATTTCAACCTGCTTCCAATATAAATGAACTTGATtcaataatttatatataatcTTATTTATCTTCATTCTCTTGCAGAGGGTTGCCTTATTCTGTCGTCTTTCAAGACACTGCCACACATTCAGTTTGTTtcatattttgttgagttgtagTTGTAATACTTAGTTGGTTTTTAATGGAAAGCACCTGTACTTTTGCTGCAATGGCAGATTGTACACATGTTTTATAAGAATTAGTTCTCTAGGAATTCTAGGAAAACACAGCTGAAACTGTTGGAAAACTCTAGTTTCCGgtgatttttgtttgtgtgttaaattTAAAGATTTTAAGGTCCTCTTCTAGACCGAAAATGTTGACGCATGGCTTTGTGAAACCCTTTCAAAATCAACTGGGCAAATTTTAAACAAGAAGTCAAAACATTATTATCTATTATCGTTATGACCAAGCCTGGAATGAGCAATAAGTGTAAACCTTTTGCCGCAGCCAGGTGATACCGTTTCAAAGACCCTAAATGCATCTCTCATCTGTGGACATAATAAGAAGTGTGGACATTAGACCTGTAAACTAAACTGTAGGCTACATTTcacgatttttttccccctctattAAATTTCAATTCTGTGTGTTTTCCATCAAACAGAAGCTACACTCACTTGAAGTACTCCTCACTGGGGCTGACGTAGGTCTTGTTGCTGTCCACAGTCATGTTTAACAGTTTGGTCAGGTTTCCCACAGTGTTTGCGGACAGACAGAACGTGGAATTCTTGATGGAGGTGATGTTTCTGTCCCGCAGGATGCACGTGTCTGTTCCAATCAGAAACCAACACACGTCAACTGGGAGAGACTGGCAGGGTGCTGCTGTGGGACAGAGCCTACTGTCCGCTCAGGTTTTCACACTGAAAGCAAAGCGCTTCACACATCGGACGAAGTGTGAACACAAAAGAGCTTTTttacgctttttttttttatatgacttACATTTTTCTAATCCTGCTTTAATGCCTTTTAATGCAGACAACATGTAAAATGCTTTGCACTTAGAAGTCAAGACAAACAAACTGACTGAAACTTTCTGCACATTATCTTTTTACAAAACAATGGCGCAACCACTCAGCGAAAGACAGAGTTTTCTGTAACTAATGGGGttgggccaaaaaaaaaaaaaaaaagaatctaatgCTACAGCACCAAAGAATATGGCCTCAAAAATACATCTTAATAAATAATCTTTTtgacacaaaaatgtaaaacttttttttgcagGGCTGTATCAGATTGTAAAGATGTTCATATCAATTTGTCCACCCCACATGTACGCATGCGAACGTATAAAAGTCACAGGTTGCAAAATTACTTTATTAATCACTGTCAACTGATTTTCTTTCTGATTGTTGATTAAATTGCCAATATCTCTCCTTTATCTAATATTTCCCTCCTTTCTGAGGTTTGGAGAAGGGGTGTGAGAGACTAGTGCTGAACTGGCCTGTAGTTGGTGTAGCAGCCAGCAGGGGTCAGTCTCGGGCTCACTGCAGCACTGCAGCAGCTCAGCCTGTACAGTAAATTTGTCAAGCAAGCAGTTTTTGTGCTGAATTCGCAGAGTCGctaaagccaaatatgacacgGAATGAACGGAATTTCGATAATTATTCGACGCAGATCGACATCAAACACCTCCCGTGCCCCAGCTCGAACATTTCCCCACAGTGAAAACAGGATTTCATCTACAGTTTCATTAACAAAAATCGGACTGCTTCAGCTGTAAGCtatagaatgcagctttaaattataaaataataataataataattaatctgACATTATGACACAAAAGAAGACAATAAACTATataaagtgtttgtttataaGTTGTATCTGTCACATTGGGGCCCTCCTTACATATCAGCGACCTGTATCATGAAGAAGAATTTAAGtgatctgttgttttttttagagtgAAAACCCCGCAGAGATCACAGGTCAGGATTCATTATACTGCAGGACACCTTAGCTGGGGGAGTCATGACGCATTGCGCAttgtggagagagggagagagagagaggtgtgtgtgtgtgtgtgtgtgtgtgtgtgtgtgtgtgtgtgtgtgtgtgtgtctgaaggtGTGTGCGTCTTACCTAAGAGCAGCATGTCTTTGTCCTTACATTCCACCGTGTTCCACTCATTCCTACAGTTAGCCCATGGCAGTGAGCCCTTCAACGAAGCGAACAGGTAGTACAGTGTCCAGCACataataatattatagtatatGGCTATCAAGACAGATATTATCAACATGGCAATCCCGcaacctaaaataaataaatgagacgGAAATATCGAAATTACTCTTAAGAAAAAGTAGAGAACTCGTGATGATAATcaatgagtttttatttttgaatttgttCTTTTGGCTTGGTTAGTTGTGGCAGTTTACCTTGCAGAGCTGGGATGCATTTCCACACTGACACAGGCCCCTGGCTGGCGAACTGGCCCAGGGACACCTCCAGCAAAAAGATTGGGATGCCGGCAATGCACAACATTGTCAGGTAGGGGATCAAAAAAGCTCCTGCAAAAGGAAATGGAACACCGggctacacagcagcagtttaaGAGCCAGCAAAGCCTGAACTTAACATGAGCATTATCtctaaataaaatggaaatctGCTGATATTTAAACCACACACGGTATGGATCATTACATTgattaatgaataaaaaaaaaaccaacataaATGATCTGTAAAGGGCTTCGAGCATAGTTGAACAAatgaataataacaataatgatagttataataatacatCTAATGGACTGTTATTGTTACAATTGctatttttcacttttcataGCTGTCTTAATGGTGTAaatattttattgcatttttctttctcttatcTTCATtgttttcttccttcctttttttatatgaaaatgATCACTGAACCAAATCTCGTCTGTATAAGCTGTATGCTGTATTTCTAGTGTAGCCTAGTATTTTATCGCCTGGTTAAAGGCCTACGATTGGAAGAAACATCTCAAAAGAAGCAAAGAGAAATACTTCAAACATTAAGTTAAAACGAGGAGAAATTCGAAATTTTCTGAACAGATTTTTCGTTCGTTTCAGTTTggggaattaaaaaaaagcattgaccCAGAACTCTTACCTCCACCATTTTGGAAGGCAAGATAAGGGAACCTCCACACGTTCCCCAGTCCCACCGCATAGCCAACCATGGACAGAATAAAGTCCATTTTATTAGTCCAGTTTCCTCTGGCCTTATTCTCATCTCCCCCATCGTCATCATCGTCACCctaagagcaaaaaaaaatattaatttattctccaaaataaaatgccagCCTTGTCACACTACATCCAAGTTAAAACATTGGGGAAaaaatactactaataatactaataataataataaaagcgcTGTGCCTGGGCCTTAAAGGCAGGATTTAATAACGAAAAAAATACAACTACTAACAAAACTCTTTTTAGAAAATCACTCATACAGTTTACTAACATAAATACCTTTAAATATATGTGTCCAGATTTCAGTTCTCTGACCCTTTTGCTCGCTATTTCTATTCCATGTTCATGTCGTTCACGGTTACAGACGTGCGTTTGACAATCAGAGATCAGCACCAGCTTTCTAATGACAAGCCTGTTAATAAAAATGATCTTCAACTGCCATAATAGGCCCATTACTGCCTCCAAACCGCCTGGAAGCAGCTCCTAAATCTTAGAtccaaagataaaaaaaataaataaaaaagatccACTAACATAATGTGAGCAATACTAACAAAAAATGCATAATTACAACTGCACCGCAGGATCTGAGCAGATCCATAAAATAAATACTTGAATATTCAGATACATAAACCATGCATGGGAATGTGTGTATTTGCGTGTgtacgtgtgagtgtgtgaggggtgggggggtggggggtgccCTCGCGGGGATTGGAAACAATCCGCAGTCTCATGTAATACAGTGCCGTCTATCAGCAACACCTGCTTCTGGGCCATACCAAGTGTGTCTGACGGGAGCATGGAACACCGAAAATACCGCGAGAGTTAGGCCTAGAATTGAATCCTCTTTATCTCTAATTGTGTCACTATTGTAGCGGTGAGCAAGAATCATGCAGAACAAATCACCGGAAATCGGTTTaaatctaaaagaaaaaagaaaaaggcaaacAGTGTGGTTCAGGACTAATGTCCCCTGTTCACTGACTGTTGATCTCATCCATCACACTGATTAATAAACAACACTCCCGCTTTGTTTCCGGATATTTAGCTGACATAAGCAGGTTTGATAGATTTGATGGCACATGTCAGATTGGTGCAGAGGGATCAGGGCAGCACGCTGCGCGCAGCGGGGACGCCAAATAGCACAGGATCCATCCAAAGTACTGTTCTTTACCTGCAAGCATTTCAGTCTTTGGGGGTTGAGAAGGCTATCAGCTTCTACTCATGTTGGTCTACTGCACAAGTTATAGCCACACTAATCCAGCAGTATCAACCTCGGCCATGTGGCTTTGGGGAGATCTTAATGCACCCTAAATTACAACAGGGAAGCAAATCATTTAATCACCTTTGCTTGttaaactttcttttattttaacgCCCCGATAATAAACGATCGGTCAATGCTATAGCCTCATTTGCTCATTTTTGTAAGCGATTTTTAAGCCACAAGCATCCGCTGATTCAGCTCGGAAGTTGTCAAAGCACATCTGTGCACTGACAAAACCACAAACCAGCCTGCATAGTTTAAAGGGACACACATTAAAGCTCAGCATCGCAGACTCTAGATTTcccctctttccctccatcACACATACAGCGCTGATCTACCAGAGCTCTCCATGGCGGTAAGAGCTCCCAGGGGGGTTTGGACCTTCCCTGTTTTGGGGGCAGCAGGTTAATCCAGTAAGCTTTCTCATCAGCGACACACGGTAACATCCACACCGCACCTGCTTCCAGCCGCCCCGCTCTCAGACCAGCCGCTCTTCGTTAAGGAAACGGATCATTTAGCTGACTTACCACCGCCACGGTGCCGGGCTGAACAGACGTGTTCCCATCTGTTCCCAGTATGATGGTGGTCTGGCTCATAGCCGTCCAGTTGCCCGCGGTGTTGTTCTGCTCCGCGGTGGCCCGGAGCGGGTCGCCGTACTGGGCGGGCCCCCCGCGGGCCGAACCAGCGGAATCCTTTCTGAAGGCCGAGTTGACCACCGCCGCGGATCCAGGGGCCGCGGGCGCGGTGCTTTTAAACGTCCCATACGCTTTATTGCTGTCCAGTTCTCCCGGTTTATTTTCCGTGGGACAAAAAGTTTTGCCCTCGTTGAACGGAAGCGGCGGCTGAGGCGCTGGGTGATGGTGAGGGGCGGGCGACGGACACGCAGCCGTGTTGTCCGGTTTGTTTGTTGTAAGTAACGCAGCTCCGTCGGGCTGCTGCGCCGGGATGTAGCTGCTGGGAGCGCTGGTCGGCTGTTTGGCCATTTCTCTCTGGTCAGAGAAATCCTGGAACATGGGAGGAACAGATCAGCAGGACAAAAGGAAGCATGAAGCTGTGAGGCTACTGCAGCCCATCTCTGATTTAGGACTAAAATGCTCTATTCTCTTTCTATTCTATAgtttcagctgtgtgtgtgtgtgtgtgtgtgtgtgtgtgtgtgtgtgtgtgtgtgtgtgtgtgtgtgtgtgtgtgtgtgtgtgtgttggagggaGGGGGTTGCTTTGCTTCTCCAGTTCTCGCTTTCTGCAAGATTCTTTAATTTTACGCCCCATTTCCCCCTCATGTCATTCAGCCACACATCCACTGATTTTTATGGGCAATAGACAAGCTGCTGCGGGTCTCTCGGTAGCTCCGCTGTCCCCGGCAGGCATGCAAGATCACCGGTGTTACAGCAGTGAGCGGACCCGGGGCGGCGGCATTATAAATGACTCCCTAAAATTTTGTTTTGAGGGGGGCGGGAAAACAACCGGGAAAGCCtccagtttagaaaaaaaaagtagcgtgggtcctttaaaaaaaaataaaaaaagcttttgatttattaataCTTAGTTCTGTTGTTAATTAGTAAGAAAAATAACTGCACCTGGTTGTAATCGCTTCTCattaaatagaaaaaacaaTGCATACAAAAATAGGAAAAGTGCAATATACTAGACTAAAATTAAACTCTCGTTTCGCCATTTAAACTTCTGAAAAGCCACCTTACAGTCTTTTACCAAATAAAAAGCATGCTATTTGGTAACAGAATAAAGAAAagtgagaaaagagaaaagtttTCAATGTGGAGCCGCAGCTGCATTTCAGCACCACGGAGAGCGCCAGAACAGCAACGTGCCaaactgcatttaaaaagaAGTGTGGAAATGAACATGAAAACCGCTCAGAACAAGTGCATTAAACAGATCAAAATGCAGTtggaaaagtaaaagaaagtgTTTCAGGACACTTACCATTTTTCGCAGATGTCAGCTGGCAGGCTGGGAACAGCTGTACAAAGACGGAGAGAGGACTGGAAGCGGACTGGTCGTAGCCGCGCAAAGCTCCAAGTGCAAAGCTTTTCTATATCTCCGTGGGAAAGACCGGAGTTTGCGTCAGTGCGGAGCAAGGTGCCCTTCGCGTGACATTTTCTTGATAATAGGAGTTTGATAAATCATTGGCCTTGGATTCGGATTTTTAAAGGGACAACCGGAGCCAAGACTACGGGGGctcgtgtgtgcgtgcgtgaatTGTGTGCGTTCTGGTTACGCAGGGCATGCGTGAGCGCTGGACGAACTCTTTCAAAACTGATTAATACACTTGTCTCTTGGGATGTGTAggatgctcacacacacatacacggacGCATCCCACACGGGCACGCACACAGCTCATTTGGGATAAAGATTTCCAGGTTTAGGCTTTTATTGGAGAAGATCTAATACACCAGAGTGCATGTGGGTCTTAATAATGTTTGTACTGTGCTGAGTCGGGTTTCTTTGATACAGTTACACTTACACGGTAGCCGCTCCTAAGAAAGAGTCATTTCCAGTCCACAAGATTCTTggttttatagaaaaaaaaatgtgttcttttccGTCAATAACATTTAGGCCTGCAAAATGCAGAAACTATATGGAAGCAAAGAGCGCTTTAGTTGTAGACGTGTTCATTCAAGTTGTAATATGTCAAAGACCAGGCTGGTATTCTTTATACATACACCATAGGCATACCATAAATATAGGCCTACGTACATATTTTTAAGTTGTAGAAGTAAAATAGACGGTTAAAGACTATGTGCTATAAATGGTCTGAACTATAAATAGTGTTTCCACTTGGCGGGTTTTACGCTCGCTACAGGCTCTATAGGTTCCTTCGTGCGTCACCGATGGGAGCATTGAtcacgtaaaaaaaaagaagaagaaaagtagGCGAGGTCTTTATAAAGCTACTCATTTGTTAAAGTCTTACGCAAGAAGGaggcctcttttttttcttttcttaaatcaCGTGTGTCAGGAGGAACCGGAGCCAACCACTGGATCCTGGACTGGAAGCAGTGACAGCGGAGGGAAGAAAAGGTGCCTTAGATTCTAAAACACTGCATTGCGCATACCAGCCTCCAAGTCTCCCTTTAAGCGGATAGTGCATATGCAAGTCCTGTGTGTGGTGATTTATCCCAAAAACTAAAAAGACACAAGCCACCTCGTTTGTCTCACTAATTAAGGATAACTTTCAAAACGTCCATTATAAACTGTTTGGTGAGTGGTGGTGGAGctgaacacaaaacacacacacacacacacacacacacacacacacacacacacacacacacacacacacacacacacacacacacacaagcaaggGACATTTATTTCGTAGCCTATATCATGTTTAATCTTGACACTTTGCAGCAACATTGAAATATTTGTGCTTAATAAAGCCACGTGTAGCCCCACTCctctcctctgattggctgattcaAACAGACTGGCTGTACATTGGACGCTAATCTGAGACGTGACAGTCAAATTATAAATGTGTTAAAGAAAATAACCAGTTAGTTGCTTAGCAACAACGTTGTTTTGCTAGCTATTGTTACAGGCCATAAAGCCAGGCAGAACATAGGATAGATAGgccaataatgataataataataataataataataataataataataataataataataataataataataataataataataataataataataataataataataacataatgaAAACCCATTGCCTGTTGGAATGtctacatttttataaaaggcTTATATATAACCATTGACCTATTTACTGTAACTGATTCTGTTTTCATAAAATAGGCCATAGCTAaaataattaagtttttttttttttacgctgcAACTGCTCATCCATAAGCTATAGGCCTAACGTTAGGCTACAAGGCAGAAgaacacaattaaaataattttagaTCTAAATCCTCATTTGCGTTTTTCTCCAGGCTCATTAAAATAAAGTAGCCAACGCAGTTTCCTACTAGATGTCCTGTGTTTAACCTGCGCTGGTTTTACGACAGCTGAGGAGGTTTGAGGCAGAGTGTCCCTGCTGGGATCAGTGTGGTCAGCCCGGGACACGCAGATTCCCACTCGGGGACGTTCCCTCGCTAGGCGCGCTGCGCTCCCTCTCCTTGTTAACTCTCCGTCCGGCGCCGATAAGAGGCTGAGGCGGGTGTATTAGCCGCCGCCTTCAGCTTAATTACATTGTCAACAGAGAACAATTGTAATTGATTTCTGCTCGTCTTCCAGAGACCGCttaacacacggacacacacacacacacacacagacacacacacacacgcacaatagTCTAGCATATATCTAGTTTTGATTCTCATGAGGATTTTAAATGTTGTAGCAGAACATGGTTTGATGAGCGAGTGCAGTATCGCAGGAACCTTTCGATCCTTTGAAAGAGTGGAGATTTGGAGATCTGAAGTCCTGGTGGAGCAGCTGAACTAACAGGCACACTTAAGGGTTCTTTTACGGTGTTTCCTCGTGCTCGTTAATTACAAGAGCTCGTGTAATTAATTGATCCCTCCCACTGTCGCCTGAGTGATAAGAAGCAGCATCCATCTGAAGCGCCTGGAAAGCAGTGATTCAGCGGAGGTCGTCATCCCCGCGgccctcctcatcatcatcatcatcatcatcatcatcatcatcatcattcctGGCTGACAAAGCCACACAGCCTACAATTTAAGTTCGTGCGATTTATGCAACtgcacaaaagcaaaaaaagtattgtatttGTACTAATAATGACTGTTATTAAATAGTGCTTGCATGCAGCTGTTTCGTTTTAaacaagaatatatatatatatatatatatatatatatatatatatatatatatatatatatatatatatatatatatatatatatatatatatatatatatatatatatatatacatatattagtTGACAATATGGTTTTCAAGAAAGGTTCAGAGAGTAGGCCAACGTGCTGCACCTCAAAGAAATGTTACCCATCTAAAGACAATCCGAGTCTGTTTGGGACACTATAAGCAAAGTTGAACAAAATGTGGcaaatactttgactttttaatatGATAAATAAGAATATATTCCTTATGAATACGCTATGAGGCACAGTTGTTTATAATCCTGACTATTTATGAAAATAGAATGCATTTTAAAGTATAGTCTTTCATCGTGCCTCAGAATATGAACAACTGCCTGTGAGACAATGAACACATCTGCATTCTAAACAAAGACAGCTTATTAAAAGCACTTTGAAGATTTCCAAGCACTATAAAGTCAACAGTTTCATCTTTATGAGATGAATTCTTGT
This sequence is a window from Perca flavescens isolate YP-PL-M2 chromosome 1, PFLA_1.0, whole genome shotgun sequence. Protein-coding genes within it:
- the slc6a5 gene encoding sodium- and chloride-dependent glycine transporter 2; translation: MAKQPTSAPSSYIPAQQPDGAALLTTNKPDNTAACPSPAPHHHPAPQPPLPFNEGKTFCPTENKPGELDSNKAYGTFKSTAPAAPGSAAVVNSAFRKDSAGSARGGPAQYGDPLRATAEQNNTAGNWTAMSQTTIILGTDGNTSVQPGTVAVGDDDDDGGDENKARGNWTNKMDFILSMVGYAVGLGNVWRFPYLAFQNGGGAFLIPYLTMLCIAGIPIFLLEVSLGQFASQGPVSVWKCIPALQGCGIAMLIISVLIAIYYNIIMCWTLYYLFASLKGSLPWANCRNEWNTVECKDKDMLLLDTCILRDRNITSIKNSTFCLSANTVGNLTKLLNMTVDSNKTYVSPSEEYFKYNVLHISKGIEYPGDIRWPLAGCLLLAWLIVYASLAKGIKSSGKVVYFTATFPYVVLVILLIRGVTLPGAFNGILYFITPKWEKLSDAKVWKDAATQIFFSLSAAWGGLITLSSYNKFHNNCYRDTIIVTCTNSATSIFAGFVIFSVIGFMAHELKVPIEKVADEGPGIAFVVYPEALTRLPLSPFWAIIFFLMLLTLGLDTMFATIETIVTSVSDEFPKYLRKHKPLFTLVCCACFFILGFPMITESGMFMLQLVDTFAASYSLVIIAICELVGISYLYGLQRFCEDIEMMVGFQPNRFWRICWAFVTPTILTGILGLSLYQWKGMTYEDYTYPTWSMVMGWLMVICSVIWIPIMFGIKMYIAPGTFMERLKLVCSPQPDWGPFLMKHRGERYKNMMDPLGTNSLGLKLPPKDFQLGSYQ